In Microbacterium binotii, one DNA window encodes the following:
- the rpoC gene encoding DNA-directed RNA polymerase subunit beta' — protein MLESTTFDQIRIGLATADDIRRWSFGEVKKPETINYRTLKPEKDGLFGEQIFGPSRDWECACGKYKRVRFKGIVCERCGVEVTKSSVRRERMGHIELAAPVTHIWYFKGVPSRLGYLLDMAPKDLEKVIYFAAYMVISVDEEGRHRDLPTHENNLRLEIKNLGDRRDARVAARLAALEEELATLEAEDAKADAKKKAKDAAEKEMALIRKRGDEQIAKLERVWEEFRSLEVGALKPEDEIFNELVDRFGQYFEAHMGAESIKRRLESFDLAAEADSLRLQISEGKGQRKIRAIKRLKVVNSFLSTGMSPASMVLDVVPVIPPELRPMVQLDGGRFATSDLNDLYRRVINRNNRLRRLIDLGAPEIIVNNEKRMLQEAVDALFDNGRRGRPVTGTGNRALKSLSDMLKGKQGRFRQNLLGKRVDYSGRSVIIVGPQLKLHQCGLPKQMALELFKPFVIKRLIDLGHSQNIKAAKRAVERTRPEVWDVLEEIIRERPVLLNRAPTLHRLGIQAFEPQLVEGKAIQLHPLVCAAFNADFDGDQMAVHLPLSVEAQAEARILMLASNNILKPSDGRPVTLPSQDMIIGLHHLTTVKEGAVGEGRVFGSVGEAILAKDEGTLDLQAKVRIRVPGLTFLEGEAPEGYERHGLVDASLGQAIFNDTLPKGYPFVREQADKGKLSQIVNKLAEEYPKVEVAASLDRIKDAGFYWATRSGVTVALSDVLTPPNKAEIIAGYEKQAAKVQSQYEKGLTTDAERRQELIKIWTAATDEVQAAMKSHFPADNTINRMVSSGARGNWLQIRNIAGMRGLVNNPKGEIIARPIISSYREGLSVAEYFIATHGARKGLADTALRTADSGYLTRRLVDVSQDVIIREEDCATTKGLELPIAAAGADGVLIKDANVENSVFARTLAADVVSPSGEVLAEAGSDVGDVLINRLVEGGVTSIKVRSVLTCDSAVGVCAKCYGRSLATGKVVDIGEAVGIIAAQSIGEPGTQLTMRTFHTGGSASAEDITQGLPRVQELFEARTPKGSSPIAEADGRITIEETEKQKKVILTPDNGDEPHVYPVLKRATLLVEDGQRVEVGQPLQVGTLDPKEIMRVMGAREVQKYLVGGVQGVYRSQGVPIHDKHIEVIVRQMLRKVTVVDHGDTTLLPGEMVDSRRFIDINRASVAEGKRPASGRPELMGITKASLATESWLSAASFQETTRVLTQAAMEGKSDPLVGLKENVIIGKLIPAGTGLSKYRNVTVEATEEAKSERYPNRIFASDGAYSDSDLSYVDFDSFSTDDFTPGTYN, from the coding sequence GTGCTCGAATCCACCACTTTCGACCAGATCCGCATCGGGCTGGCCACGGCCGACGACATCCGTCGTTGGTCCTTCGGCGAGGTCAAGAAGCCCGAGACGATCAACTACCGCACCCTGAAGCCCGAGAAGGACGGTCTGTTCGGCGAGCAGATCTTCGGACCCTCGCGCGACTGGGAGTGCGCCTGCGGCAAGTACAAGCGCGTCCGCTTCAAGGGCATCGTCTGCGAGCGCTGCGGCGTGGAGGTCACCAAGAGCTCCGTCCGCCGCGAGCGCATGGGCCACATCGAGCTCGCCGCGCCCGTCACCCACATCTGGTACTTCAAGGGCGTCCCCTCGCGCTTGGGCTACCTGCTCGACATGGCGCCGAAGGACCTCGAGAAGGTCATCTACTTCGCCGCGTACATGGTGATCTCCGTCGATGAGGAGGGCCGCCACCGCGACCTCCCCACCCACGAGAACAACCTGCGTCTCGAGATCAAGAACCTCGGCGACCGCCGCGACGCCCGTGTGGCTGCTCGCCTGGCGGCCCTCGAGGAGGAGCTCGCGACTCTCGAGGCCGAGGACGCCAAGGCCGACGCCAAGAAGAAGGCCAAGGATGCGGCCGAGAAGGAGATGGCTCTCATCCGCAAGCGCGGTGACGAGCAGATCGCCAAGCTTGAGCGCGTCTGGGAGGAGTTCCGCTCCCTCGAGGTCGGCGCCCTGAAGCCCGAGGACGAGATCTTCAACGAGCTCGTCGACCGCTTCGGTCAGTACTTCGAGGCCCACATGGGCGCGGAGTCAATCAAGCGCCGTCTGGAGAGCTTCGACCTGGCCGCCGAGGCCGACAGCCTGCGCCTGCAGATCTCAGAGGGCAAGGGCCAGCGCAAGATCCGTGCGATCAAGCGCCTCAAGGTCGTCAACTCGTTCCTGTCGACCGGTATGTCGCCGGCGTCGATGGTCCTGGACGTCGTCCCGGTCATCCCGCCGGAGCTGCGTCCGATGGTCCAGCTCGACGGTGGCCGCTTCGCCACCAGCGACCTGAACGACCTCTACCGTCGCGTGATCAACCGCAACAACCGTCTTCGCCGTCTGATCGACCTCGGTGCTCCCGAGATCATCGTCAACAACGAGAAGCGGATGCTGCAGGAGGCCGTCGACGCGCTGTTCGACAACGGTCGTCGTGGTCGCCCGGTCACGGGCACCGGCAACCGCGCCCTCAAGTCCCTCAGCGACATGCTGAAGGGTAAGCAGGGTCGGTTCCGTCAGAACCTGCTCGGCAAGCGCGTCGACTACTCGGGCCGTTCGGTCATCATCGTCGGCCCGCAGCTCAAGCTGCACCAGTGTGGTCTGCCCAAGCAGATGGCCCTGGAGCTGTTCAAGCCGTTCGTGATCAAGCGCCTGATCGACCTCGGTCACTCGCAGAACATCAAGGCCGCGAAGCGCGCCGTCGAGCGTACGCGTCCCGAGGTCTGGGACGTGCTCGAGGAGATCATCCGCGAGCGCCCGGTGCTCCTCAACCGTGCTCCCACGCTGCACCGTCTGGGCATCCAGGCGTTCGAGCCGCAGCTCGTCGAGGGCAAGGCCATCCAGCTCCACCCGCTCGTGTGTGCCGCCTTCAACGCGGACTTCGACGGTGACCAGATGGCTGTGCACCTGCCGCTGTCGGTCGAGGCGCAGGCCGAGGCCCGCATCCTCATGCTCGCCTCGAACAACATCCTGAAGCCGTCGGACGGCCGTCCGGTCACCCTGCCCTCGCAGGACATGATCATCGGTCTCCACCACCTGACCACGGTCAAGGAGGGTGCCGTCGGTGAGGGCCGCGTGTTCGGTTCGGTCGGTGAGGCGATCCTGGCCAAGGACGAGGGCACCCTCGACCTGCAGGCCAAGGTCCGCATCCGCGTTCCCGGTCTGACCTTCCTCGAGGGCGAAGCCCCCGAGGGCTACGAGCGCCACGGTCTCGTCGACGCCTCGCTCGGTCAGGCGATCTTCAACGACACCCTTCCCAAGGGCTACCCGTTCGTGCGCGAACAGGCCGACAAGGGCAAGCTGTCGCAGATCGTCAACAAGCTGGCCGAGGAGTACCCCAAGGTCGAGGTCGCCGCGTCCCTGGACCGCATCAAGGACGCCGGCTTCTACTGGGCCACGCGTTCGGGTGTGACCGTTGCGCTCAGCGACGTGCTGACCCCGCCGAACAAGGCGGAGATCATCGCGGGCTACGAGAAGCAGGCCGCGAAGGTCCAGTCCCAGTACGAGAAGGGCCTCACGACCGACGCCGAGCGTCGTCAGGAGCTCATCAAGATCTGGACGGCTGCGACCGACGAGGTCCAGGCGGCCATGAAGAGCCACTTCCCGGCCGACAACACCATCAACCGGATGGTGAGCTCGGGCGCCCGTGGTAACTGGCTGCAGATCCGCAACATCGCGGGTATGCGTGGTCTGGTGAACAACCCGAAGGGTGAGATCATCGCCCGCCCGATCATCTCCTCGTACCGCGAGGGGCTGAGCGTGGCCGAGTACTTCATCGCGACCCACGGTGCCCGTAAGGGTCTCGCCGACACCGCTCTGCGTACCGCCGACTCGGGTTACCTGACGCGTCGACTCGTCGACGTGTCGCAGGACGTCATCATCCGCGAGGAGGACTGCGCCACGACCAAGGGTCTGGAGCTGCCCATCGCCGCCGCGGGTGCCGACGGGGTGCTCATCAAGGACGCCAACGTCGAGAACTCGGTGTTCGCCCGTACGCTCGCCGCGGACGTGGTCAGCCCGAGCGGTGAGGTTCTCGCCGAGGCCGGTTCGGATGTGGGCGACGTGCTCATCAACCGCCTGGTCGAGGGCGGCGTCACCTCCATCAAGGTGCGCTCGGTCCTGACCTGCGACTCCGCTGTGGGTGTGTGCGCGAAGTGCTACGGCCGCTCGCTCGCGACCGGCAAGGTCGTCGACATCGGCGAGGCCGTCGGCATCATCGCGGCCCAGTCGATCGGTGAGCCCGGTACCCAGCTGACGATGCGTACCTTCCACACCGGTGGTTCGGCATCCGCTGAGGACATCACGCAGGGTCTGCCCCGCGTGCAGGAGCTCTTCGAGGCGCGTACCCCCAAGGGTTCCTCGCCCATCGCGGAGGCCGACGGTCGCATCACGATCGAAGAGACCGAGAAGCAGAAGAAGGTCATCCTCACGCCGGACAACGGTGACGAGCCGCACGTCTACCCCGTGCTCAAGCGCGCCACCCTGCTCGTCGAGGACGGCCAGCGCGTCGAGGTCGGTCAGCCCCTCCAGGTCGGCACGCTCGACCCGAAGGAGATCATGCGCGTCATGGGCGCCCGCGAGGTGCAGAAGTACCTCGTCGGCGGTGTCCAGGGCGTGTACCGGTCGCAGGGTGTCCCGATCCACGACAAGCACATCGAGGTCATCGTCCGCCAGATGCTGCGCAAGGTCACCGTCGTCGACCACGGCGACACCACGCTGCTGCCCGGCGAGATGGTCGACTCGCGTCGCTTCATCGACATCAACCGTGCATCCGTCGCCGAGGGCAAGCGCCCCGCGTCAGGCCGCCCGGAGCTGATGGGTATCACGAAGGCCTCGCTCGCGACCGAGTCGTGGCTGTCGGCCGCTTCCTTCCAGGAGACGACCCGCGTTCTGACGCAGGCCGCGATGGAGGGCAAGAGCGACCCGCTCGTGGGCCTGAAGGAGAACGTGATCATCGGAAAGCTGATCCCCGCGGGGACCGGCCTGTCGAAGTACCGCAACGTCACGGTCGAGGCGACCGAAGAGGCCAAGAGCGAGCGGTACCCCAACCGCATCTTCGCCTCCGACGGTGCGTACAGCGACTCCGACCTGAGCTACGTCGACTTCGACAGCTTCTCGACGGACGACTTCACGCCCGGGACCTACAACTGA
- a CDS encoding alpha/beta fold hydrolase, with translation MQLAVRSSGSGARTAILIHGIMSDSRAWHRVSNDLEAAGFRVLAVDLAGHGRSPRARSYSPAAWAEDVIETLEPMLGHDAPDLIVGHSLGALVASMVAERLAPRAAVYVDPAFAFPRGVRGLAYKLAFAVAPKPRRAMLRRMNPGWSTQDIDLELSSLQAWDKRTILGLADTRALVAPRRPRQPSLVVLAEKSLLITRTVAAAMRGDGLTVTVLPGSGHTVFRDDHAGFMGLVHGWIADHVPARV, from the coding sequence ATGCAGCTCGCTGTTCGCTCCTCTGGCTCCGGTGCGCGCACCGCGATCCTCATCCACGGCATCATGTCCGACTCACGGGCGTGGCACCGCGTGAGCAACGACCTCGAGGCGGCCGGCTTCCGTGTGCTCGCCGTCGACCTCGCCGGACACGGCCGGAGCCCCCGCGCTCGGAGCTACTCGCCGGCCGCCTGGGCCGAGGATGTCATCGAGACGCTGGAGCCGATGCTGGGGCATGATGCGCCGGATCTGATCGTCGGGCACTCCCTCGGAGCACTCGTGGCGAGCATGGTGGCCGAGCGGCTCGCGCCCCGCGCCGCCGTCTACGTCGACCCCGCCTTCGCCTTTCCGCGTGGAGTGCGCGGGCTCGCGTATAAGCTCGCCTTCGCCGTCGCCCCGAAGCCGCGTCGGGCGATGCTGCGGCGCATGAACCCCGGCTGGAGCACGCAGGACATCGACCTCGAGCTGTCGTCGTTGCAGGCGTGGGACAAGCGCACCATCCTCGGCCTCGCCGACACCCGTGCCCTCGTCGCGCCGCGTCGGCCCCGGCAGCCGAGTCTCGTCGTGCTGGCCGAGAAGAGCCTGCTGATCACCCGTACCGTCGCCGCGGCCATGCGCGGTGACGGGCTCACCGTCACGGTGCTGCCGGGGTCGGGGCACACCGTCTTCCGCGACGACCACGCGGGGTTCATGGGTCTCGTCCACGGCTGGATCGCCGATCACGTCCCCGCCCGCGTCTGA
- a CDS encoding ABC transporter, with protein MTEQKTPSAGEPVEEPTVVVDDVVGNANEALADAEAAQRTATGEQDVASEHVVEEDVVVVETPTSDGERVVEEVIVTEAATDQGRADDDVPWYDRPETVPMDPEPAATTAIPAAAAATTVAPVAAPEPAYTSAAAQPIFVQAPEAPRPRGNRGAAGAIGLLAALAFAVLSFGVLFAFGYFYGGLGTVENDPAELALALIGSWTFWMPVVVFYLGFWFLGAILNRARWAHWVIWGLLVGVAAYAGSLLGILFQAPFWELTARQGAELMQVSLFSPLPILAFVLGRELTVWFGAWVAARGRRVTALNDEAQREYERTLEAGPQLHQV; from the coding sequence ATGACCGAGCAGAAGACGCCCTCGGCCGGCGAACCCGTGGAGGAGCCGACCGTCGTCGTGGACGACGTCGTGGGCAACGCGAACGAGGCCCTGGCCGACGCGGAGGCCGCTCAGCGCACGGCGACCGGAGAGCAGGACGTCGCCTCCGAGCACGTCGTCGAGGAGGACGTGGTGGTCGTCGAGACCCCGACCTCCGACGGCGAGCGTGTCGTCGAGGAGGTCATCGTGACCGAGGCGGCGACCGACCAAGGCCGTGCCGACGACGACGTCCCCTGGTACGACCGCCCGGAGACCGTCCCCATGGACCCCGAGCCCGCTGCGACGACAGCCATTCCGGCGGCTGCCGCAGCGACGACGGTGGCGCCGGTCGCGGCGCCGGAGCCGGCCTACACCAGCGCCGCTGCTCAGCCGATCTTCGTGCAGGCGCCGGAGGCGCCCCGTCCCCGCGGCAACCGCGGTGCCGCGGGTGCGATCGGCCTGCTCGCCGCCCTCGCCTTCGCCGTCCTGTCGTTCGGCGTGCTCTTCGCCTTCGGCTACTTCTACGGCGGTCTGGGCACCGTGGAGAACGACCCCGCCGAGCTCGCCCTCGCCCTGATCGGCTCGTGGACCTTCTGGATGCCGGTGGTCGTCTTCTACCTCGGCTTCTGGTTCCTCGGCGCGATCCTCAACCGTGCGCGCTGGGCCCACTGGGTCATCTGGGGACTGCTCGTCGGCGTCGCCGCCTACGCGGGCTCCCTTCTCGGCATCCTGTTCCAGGCGCCGTTCTGGGAGCTGACCGCCCGTCAGGGGGCGGAGCTCATGCAGGTCTCGCTGTTCTCCCCGTTGCCGATCCTCGCTTTCGTGCTCGGTCGTGAGCTGACGGTGTGGTTCGGTGCGTGGGTAGCCGCCCGCGGACGCCGCGTCACCGCGCTCAACGACGAGGCGCAGCGCGAGTACGAGCGCACCCTCGAAGCGGGTCCGCAGCTCCACCAGGTCTGA
- a CDS encoding spermidine/putrescine ABC transporter substrate-binding protein — protein sequence MERSLETQVSQAVDAWLRWLPRWEPATHRGRLAVCRRCLGSPILSAAGLGGDVPHAVQHGLSTRLKTVVDHAVAEYTARNLPLLQSELDQQATRNRARSYRPTEDLEPEYDGLPLDPDPIPGAPFLFTLAGMAADADAGIPALPPLSDEAKAALRHEVALADDYANLIGREVCQVLLHHRIRIQAAVAKYVEPQITAMLEELTRSLDVPFDPRDLDGPTP from the coding sequence GTGGAGCGCTCGCTCGAGACGCAGGTGAGCCAGGCCGTCGACGCCTGGCTGCGTTGGCTGCCCCGCTGGGAGCCGGCGACGCACCGCGGGCGTCTCGCGGTGTGCCGCCGTTGCCTGGGCTCGCCGATCCTCTCGGCCGCAGGCCTGGGCGGCGACGTGCCCCATGCCGTGCAGCACGGCTTGTCCACCCGCCTGAAGACGGTCGTCGACCACGCCGTCGCCGAGTACACGGCGCGCAATCTCCCCCTGCTCCAGTCCGAGCTCGACCAGCAAGCGACCCGCAACAGGGCCCGCAGCTACCGACCCACGGAGGACCTCGAGCCCGAGTACGACGGACTGCCGCTGGACCCGGACCCGATCCCGGGTGCGCCCTTCCTCTTCACGCTAGCGGGCATGGCCGCCGATGCGGATGCGGGCATCCCCGCGCTCCCTCCGCTGTCCGATGAGGCGAAGGCAGCGCTGCGTCACGAGGTGGCGCTGGCCGACGACTACGCGAATCTGATCGGACGCGAAGTATGCCAGGTGCTGCTGCATCACCGCATCCGCATCCAAGCAGCGGTCGCGAAGTATGTAGAACCGCAGATCACCGCCATGCTGGAAGAGTTGACGCGTTCGCTCGACGTTCCTTTCGACCCCAGAGACCTCGACGGTCCCACTCCCTGA
- a CDS encoding DUF5684 domain-containing protein yields the protein MLNALVAAYSSPLVPDAGTVVLLVLVSLVPSLLVYVWGALALSRVYAKLGIEGWKAWIPVYNVAVLFIIGGLSPWLLLLYLIPFFGQIFVYVAYITAAHRVNVMFGQGVGMTVLAALLFPVWASVLGFGSARPIEQGAPRQAAGGVEDLLGFAPQYAPAADEFGARRDVPAPSAWIPPAPPAPGAPAAAPATAAMPIAGAWGEPPLPPAPSAPAADPYAPAEPYAAAPADPYAAPADAPAVDPYAAPAPGAYAAPAVPAPVADPYVPSAPAAPAYDAFPTPAADPYAPPVADAPAAPVDDPYVAPASSEPAPVMSWWQPAIVEEEAAPAAATPAWVEPEASAAESAPSDSFVPPAAPPVLRESFVAEPDAFPEASGEVSAVAGAPIAGMPRPAAASVAASRPGVGDIVEDTVIASRRRPKWALLLPDGSPMELTGDAVVLGRRPVPVHAAPGAQLVTVVDDTRTVSKTHALLRRRADAWMVSDLDSTNGVVVFAAQEEIDVAPGTEHEVAERFLLGDAELRIVRADA from the coding sequence ATGCTCAACGCACTCGTCGCCGCTTACTCCTCGCCGTTGGTCCCCGACGCAGGAACCGTCGTGCTCCTCGTGCTCGTGTCGCTCGTGCCGTCGCTCCTGGTCTACGTCTGGGGGGCGCTCGCGCTGTCACGGGTGTACGCGAAGCTCGGCATCGAGGGCTGGAAGGCGTGGATCCCGGTCTACAACGTCGCGGTCCTGTTCATCATCGGCGGTCTGAGCCCCTGGCTCCTCCTGCTCTACCTCATCCCGTTCTTCGGGCAGATCTTCGTCTACGTCGCCTACATCACCGCCGCGCATCGCGTGAACGTCATGTTCGGACAGGGCGTGGGCATGACGGTGCTGGCCGCCTTGCTGTTCCCTGTCTGGGCGAGCGTTCTGGGCTTCGGTTCCGCCAGGCCGATCGAGCAGGGTGCTCCGCGCCAGGCGGCAGGCGGAGTCGAGGACCTTCTCGGATTCGCGCCGCAGTACGCCCCGGCCGCCGACGAGTTCGGCGCCCGCCGCGACGTGCCGGCGCCCTCGGCATGGATCCCCCCGGCGCCGCCTGCGCCCGGTGCCCCGGCAGCGGCCCCCGCCACCGCGGCCATGCCCATCGCCGGTGCATGGGGCGAGCCGCCTCTGCCGCCCGCGCCGTCGGCACCCGCCGCTGATCCCTACGCGCCGGCTGAGCCCTACGCCGCGGCTCCCGCGGACCCGTACGCCGCACCCGCTGATGCGCCTGCGGTCGATCCCTACGCGGCGCCCGCGCCGGGCGCCTACGCCGCACCTGCAGTCCCCGCGCCCGTCGCAGACCCCTACGTTCCGTCGGCGCCGGCAGCCCCTGCCTACGACGCGTTCCCGACGCCCGCCGCCGATCCCTACGCGCCGCCTGTCGCCGACGCGCCCGCGGCTCCTGTCGACGATCCCTACGTCGCGCCGGCCTCGTCCGAGCCCGCTCCGGTGATGTCCTGGTGGCAGCCGGCCATCGTCGAGGAGGAGGCCGCACCCGCGGCCGCGACGCCGGCGTGGGTGGAGCCGGAGGCGTCCGCGGCGGAATCGGCGCCATCCGACTCGTTCGTGCCGCCCGCGGCGCCTCCCGTGCTGCGGGAGTCCTTCGTCGCCGAGCCCGACGCGTTCCCCGAAGCCTCGGGCGAGGTGTCGGCGGTGGCCGGAGCGCCGATCGCGGGCATGCCGCGGCCGGCGGCCGCATCCGTCGCCGCGTCGCGGCCCGGCGTCGGCGACATCGTCGAGGACACCGTCATCGCCTCGCGTCGTCGGCCCAAGTGGGCGCTGCTGCTGCCCGACGGATCGCCCATGGAGCTCACCGGCGATGCCGTCGTGCTGGGGCGTCGACCCGTCCCCGTCCACGCCGCACCCGGCGCGCAGCTGGTGACCGTCGTCGACGACACGCGCACGGTCTCCAAGACGCACGCGCTGCTCCGTCGTCGTGCGGATGCCTGGATGGTGAGCGATCTGGACTCCACGAACGGCGTCGTCGTGTTCGCCGCACAGGAGGAGATCGACGTCGCGCCGGGCACCGAGCACGAGGTGGCGGAGCGTTTCCTCCTGGGCGATGCGGAGCTGCGCATCGTGCGCGCGGACGCATGA
- the rpsL gene encoding 30S ribosomal protein S12 — protein MPTIQQLVRKGRTPKVTKTKAPALKSNPQQAGVCTRVYTTTPKKPNSAMRKVARVKLRNGTEVTAYIPGEGHNLQEHSLVLVRGGRVKDLPGVRYKIVRGALDTQAVKNRKQARSRYGAKKG, from the coding sequence GTGCCAACTATTCAGCAGTTGGTTCGCAAGGGGCGCACGCCGAAGGTCACCAAGACCAAGGCTCCCGCGCTGAAGTCGAACCCGCAGCAGGCCGGTGTCTGCACCCGCGTGTACACCACCACCCCGAAGAAGCCGAACTCGGCGATGCGCAAGGTCGCTCGTGTGAAGCTCCGCAACGGCACCGAGGTCACCGCCTACATCCCCGGCGAGGGCCACAACCTGCAGGAGCACTCGCTCGTGCTGGTGCGCGGCGGTCGTGTGAAGGACCTCCCCGGTGTGCGTTACAAGATCGTTCGTGGCGCCCTGGACACCCAGGCCGTCAAGAACCGCAAGCAGGCCCGTAGCCGCTACGGCGCGAAGAAGGGTTGA
- the rpsG gene encoding 30S ribosomal protein S7: MPRKGPAPKRPVVNDPVYGAPIVSQLVNKILVDGKKSLAESIVYTALRGVEAKNGQDAVATLKKALDNVRPTLEVKSRRVGGSTYQVPVEVKPHRANTLALRWLVSYAKGRREKTMTERLQNEILDASNGLGAAVKRREDTHKMAESNRAFAHYRW; this comes from the coding sequence ATGCCTCGTAAGGGTCCCGCCCCGAAGCGTCCGGTCGTCAACGACCCGGTCTACGGCGCACCGATCGTCAGCCAGCTCGTCAACAAGATCCTCGTCGACGGCAAGAAGTCGCTCGCCGAGTCGATCGTCTACACGGCGCTCCGCGGCGTCGAGGCCAAGAACGGCCAGGATGCGGTCGCGACGCTGAAGAAGGCGCTCGACAACGTCCGTCCCACCCTCGAGGTCAAGAGCCGCCGCGTCGGTGGCTCGACCTACCAGGTGCCGGTCGAGGTCAAGCCGCACCGCGCCAACACCCTGGCGCTGCGCTGGCTCGTCAGCTACGCGAAGGGTCGTCGTGAGAAGACGATGACCGAGCGTCTGCAGAACGAGATCCTCGACGCCTCGAACGGCCTCGGTGCCGCGGTCAAGCGCCGCGAAGACACCCACAAGATGGCCGAGTCGAACCGCGCCTTCGCGCACTACCGCTGGTAA